The following coding sequences are from one Coffea arabica cultivar ET-39 chromosome 11e, Coffea Arabica ET-39 HiFi, whole genome shotgun sequence window:
- the LOC140020990 gene encoding RNA-dependent RNA polymerase 1-like, translating to MAPGENTNVLKEMLICGYKPDSEPFLSMMLQTFRGSKLLDLRTKTRIFIPSGRSMMGCLDETRTLEYGQVFVQFSGAGRRQFYDDSVPSSAHSLILEGKVVVAKNPCLHPGDIRILKAVNLPALHHMVDCVVFPQKGRRPHPNECSGSDLDGDIYFVCWDPDLIPPQQDPPMDYAPASTVQLDHEVTIEEVEDYFTNYIVNDSLGIIANAHTVFADREPLKARSEPCLELAQLFSIAVDFPKTGVPAEIPSHLRVKEYPDYMEKSDKTTYESRHVIGKLFREVKEIAPDTSSIRSFTREVARKSYDIDMEVDGFEDYVDEAFDFKSEYDYKLGNLMDYYGIKTEAEILSGGIMKMSRSFDRRKDAEAVGMAVRSLRKEARTWFNRSGGHSDDPYAKASAWYHVTYHHRFWGCYNEGLNRAHFISFPWCVYDKLIQIKKAKIASTRSSQQISSLELQFSHGLRLL from the exons ATGGCACCTGGAGAGAATACGAATGTTCTCAAGGAGATGCTTATATGTGGGTATAAGCCTGATTCTGAACCATTTCTTTCAATGATGCTGCAAACTTTCCGGGGGTCAAAGTTGCTGGACTTGCGAACTAAAACAAGGATATTTATACCAAGTGGAAGATCAATGATGGGATGTCTGGATGAAACCAGAACCTTGGAATACGGCCAGGTCTTTGTTCAGTTCTCTGGTGCTGGGCGTAggcagttttatgatgattctGTCCCATCCTCTGCACACAGTCTCATTCTTGAGGGAAAGGTGGTTGTTGCAAAAAATCCATGCTTGCATCCTGGTGATATTCGTATTCTTAAAGCTGTTAATTTGCCAGCATTACATCATATGGTGGACTGTGTTGTCTTCCCCCAGAAAGGAAGAAG GCCTCATCCAAATGAATGTTCTGGAAGTGATTTGGATGGAGATATTTACTTTGTTTGTTGGGACCCTGACCTGATTCCACCTCAGCAAGACCCACCAATGGATTATGCTCCAGCATCTACTGTGCAGTTAGATCATGAAGTTACAATTGAG GAAGTTGAGGATTATTTCACCAATTATATCGTGAATGACAGTTTAGGAATCATTGCAAATGCCCATACAGTCTTTGCTGATCGGGAACCACTGAAGGCAAGGAGTGAACCATGTCTGGAGCTTGCACAGCTGTTCTCAATTGCAGTTGACTTTCCAAAGACTGGCGTTCCCGCTGAGATTCCATCTCATCTGCGTGTCAAAGAATATCCTGATTACATGGAAAAGTCCGACAAGACTACATATGAATCACGGCATGTGATTGGAAAGCTTTTCAGAGAGGTAAAAGAGATTGCACCGGACACAAGTTCCATTAGATCATTTACAAGGGAAGTGGCAAGAAAATCATATGACATTGACATGGAAGTAGATGGGTTTGAGGATTACGTTGATGAAGCTTTTGATTTCAAAAGTGAGTATGATTATAAGTTGGGCAATTTGATGGACTACTATGGCATCAAAACTGAAGCAGAAATATTGAGTGGTGGTATCATGAAGATGTCAAGGTCTTTCGATCGGAGAAAAGATGCAGAAGCTGTTGGAATGGCCGTGAGGTCTTTAAGGAAGGAAGCTAGGACCTGGTTCAACAGGAGTGGAGGTCATTCCGATGATCCATATGCAAAAGCATCAGCATGGTATCATGTCACTTATCATCATAGATTCTGGGGTTGCTACAATGAGGGACTGAATCGGGCTCACTTCATTAGTTTCCCGTGGTGTGTTTATGATAAGCTGATTCAGATCAAAAAAGCCAAAATAGCAAGCACAAGGAGTTCTCAGCAAATCTCTTCACTGGAGCTGCAGTTTAGTCATGGACTGAGATTGCTTTAA